One segment of Colius striatus isolate bColStr4 chromosome 11, bColStr4.1.hap1, whole genome shotgun sequence DNA contains the following:
- the NEUROD1 gene encoding neurogenic differentiation factor 1: MTKSYSESGLMGEPQPQGPPSWTDECLSSQDEEHEVDKKEEDLEGLHAEAEEDSLRNGEEEDEEDDLDEEEEEEEEEEDDDQKPKRRGPKKKKMTKARMERFKLRRMKANARERNRMHGLNAALDNLRKVVPCYSKTQKLSKIETLRLAKNYIWALSEILRSGKSPDLVSFVQTLCKGLSQPTTNLVAGCLQLNPRTFLPEQGQEVPPHVAAAAAAGGPFPAHPYPYQSPGLPSPPYGTMDSSHLFHLKPPHAYGAALEPFFESGLAEGASPAFDGPLSPPLSVNGNFSFKHEPAADFDKSYAFTMHYPAAAAALAGAPAHAAIFPAAASRCEIPVDGLAPYEGHPHHERVLSAQLNAIFHD; the protein is encoded by the coding sequence ATGACCAAATCTTACAGCGAGAGCGGGCTGATGGGCGAGCCCCAGCCGCAGGGTCCCCCGAGCTGGACGGACGAGTGCCTCAGCTCTCAGGACGAGGAGCACGAGGTGGACAAGAAAGAGGAAGACCTGGAGGGCCTGCACGCCGAGGCTGAGGAGGACTCGCTGCGGAACGGCGAGGAAGAGGACGAGGAGGACGACCTGGacgaagaggaggaagaagaggaagaggaggaggacgaCGACCAGAAGCCTAAGAGGCGTGGCCccaagaagaagaagatgaCCAAGGCGCGGATGGAGCGGTTCAAGCTGCGGCGCATGAAGGCCAACGCCCGAGAGCGCAACCGCATGCACGGCCTGAACGCGGCCCTGGACAACCTGCGGAAGGTGGTACCCTGCTACTCCAAGACACAGAAGCTCTCCAAGATCGAGACTCTGCGCCTGGCCAAGAACTACATCTGGGCGCTCTCCGAGATCCTGCGCTCGGGGAAGAGCCCTGACCTGGTCTCCTTCGTGCAGACGCTCTGCAAGGGCCTGTCGCAGCCCACCACCAACCTGGTGGCCGGCTGCCTGCAGCTGAATCCACGGACTTTTCTTCCCGAGCAGGGCCAGGAGGTGCCTCCTCacgtggcggcggcggcggcggcgggtggCCCCTTCCCGGCCCACCCCTACCCGTACCAGTCGCCGGGCCTGCCCAGCCCGCCCTACGGCACCATGGACAGCTCCCACCTCTTCCACCTCAAGCCGCCACACGCCTACGGGGCCGCGCTCGAGCCCTTCTTCGAGAGCGGCCTGGCGGAGGGCGCCAGCCCCGCCTTCGACGGGCCGCTCAGCCCGCCCCTCAGCGTCAACGGCAACTTCTCCTTCAAGCACGAGCCGGCCGCCGACTTCGACAAGAGCTACGCCTTCACCATGCACtaccccgcggccgccgccgcgctgGCCGGCGCGCCCGCCCACGCCGCCATCTTTCCGGCCGCCGCCTCTCGCTGCGAGATCCCGGTCGACGGCCTGGCGCCCTACGAGGGCCACCCCCACCACGAACGGGTGCTCAGCGCCCAGCTCAACGCCATCTTCCACGACTGA